From a single Pseudophryne corroboree isolate aPseCor3 chromosome 6, aPseCor3.hap2, whole genome shotgun sequence genomic region:
- the LOC134933674 gene encoding E3 ubiquitin/ISG15 ligase TRIM25-like — protein MASADLRQELDCSICLSIYTDPVTLRCGHNFCRVCIDRVLDTQEEAGAYTCPECRAECQERPALQRNITLCNIVGRFLSTRPDQEETGIFCTYCVDSPVPAAKSCLLCEASLCDNHLRVHSKSSEHVLCDPTTALGNRKCSVHKKILEYYCTEDAACICVYCSAGEHRGHHVEMLDEASEKKKEKLRNVLQKLTIKREETEKRVQSLQERRREEQGKAVGVTETVTALFRDIRRQLADLEKRVLSEISRQEQRVSLSVSDLIQQLEIKKDELSGKMRHIEELCNMSDPVTVLQEPDTGDLCDTEDTERHDTQVRGAGDLDVGLISETLHTLSDIITGINTGIYVQEATDILLDVTTAGNNIQISGDRKTASWSPSQNHPVTPERFQCDQVISTRRFSSGRHYWEVDVSKSEWWRVGMCYPSIDRRGRQSLIGYNNKSWCLCRDNNQYSVTHDSREIQLPDSIPCDRVRVYLDYEAGQLSFYSLCDPIRHLHTYTAALTEPLHAALWVGNSLFEPRGSITICGGVRSWKTLP, from the coding sequence atggcgtctgctgatctgagacaggagctggactgttccatctgcctgagcatttacacagatcctgtaaccctgagatgtggccacaacttctgccgggtctgTATTGATCGTGTGTTGGATACACAGGAGGAGGCTGGAGCGTATACTTGTCCTGAATGCAGAGCAGAGTGTCAGGAGcgtcctgcactgcagaggaacataacgctgtgtaacatagtggggaggttcctgtctactcggccagatcaggaggagactgggatcttctgcacttactgtgtggactctcctgtacctgctgctaaatcctgtctgctgtgtgaggcttctctgtgtgataatcacctgagagtacacagcaagtcatcagagcacgtcttatgtgatcccaccactgccctggggaacaggaaatgctccgtCCATAAGAAGATCCTGGAGTATTACTGCACTGAGGACGCTGCCTGTATCTGTGTGTACTGTTCAGCTGGGGAACATCGGGGACACCATGTGGAGATGCTGGATGAGGCCTCTGAGAAGAAGAAAGAGAAGCTGAGAAATGTTCTGCAGAAACTAACCATAAAGAGAGAGGAGACTGAGAAAAGAGTCCAGAGTCTGCAGGAGCGCAGGAGAGAAGAacagggaaaagcagtgggtgtaacagagacagtcactgccctgtttagagacatcaggagacagctggcagacctggagaagagagtcctcagtgagatctccaggcaggaacagcgcgtttcactctcagtctctgacctgatccagcagctggaaataaagaaggacgagctgtccgggaagatgcgtcacattgaggagctgtgtaacatgtctgatccagtgactgtcttacaggaaccagacacaggggacttgtgtgatactgaggacacagagagacatgatacccaggtccgtggtgcaggagatctggatgtgggtctcatctcagagacattacacacattatctgatataataacaggtataaatacagggatctatgtgcaggaggctacagacatattactggatgtaaccacagctggtaaTAATATACAGATATCAGGTGACAGGAAAACTGCATCCTGGTCACCAAGTCAGAATCACCCAGTAACACCAGAGAGATTTCAGTGTGATCAGGTAATAAGCACCAGGAGAttctcctcagggcgacattactgggaggtggatgtcagTAAGTCAGAGTGGTGGAGGGTGGGGATGTGTTATCCCAGTATAGACAGGAGAGGACGTCAGTCACTCATTGGATATAATAACAAGTCCTGGTGTCTGTGTAGAGATAATAATCAGTACTCAGTGACACATGACAGTAGAGAGATCCAGTTACCTGACAGTATCCCCTGTGACAGAGTGAGGGTATATCTGGATTATGAGGCAGGACAGCTGTCCTTTTATTCTctgtgtgaccccatcagacacttacacacctacactgccgccctcactgagcccctccatgctgCATTATGGGTAGGAAACAGTTTATTTGAACCAAGAGGTTCTATAACTAtatgtgggggagtcaggagctggAAGACATTACCATAG